A genomic region of Desulfosarcina ovata subsp. ovata contains the following coding sequences:
- a CDS encoding radical SAM protein, with product MSFLHPCFDHKAHYEVPRFHLPVAFRCNAACRYCGTNTDREFIPGASNRVMCPEEAVDSLAAIHHLANDAQGVVGISGPKEPLANPETIETLTLVREKYPHVLRCLCTNGVNLPIYAKTVRHLADSVTVTVNAVSPESWEKIYKHIVYKEKVLTGRAGFERHINNQIAGIKILSPFAKVKINTVLVPGVNEMEIKEIGSLGKRYGAVIHNIMPLIPLNGYGRFPTQMELQNARDRTPLPTFLLCKQCRADACGIPGNQESAAELYRKNLG from the coding sequence ATGTCTTTCCTGCACCCCTGTTTTGATCATAAGGCCCACTATGAAGTCCCCAGATTCCACCTGCCGGTCGCATTCAGGTGTAACGCGGCCTGCAGGTATTGCGGAACGAATACCGATCGTGAATTCATTCCCGGTGCAAGCAACAGGGTCATGTGCCCGGAGGAGGCGGTGGACTCCCTGGCAGCGATTCATCACCTCGCAAACGATGCGCAAGGCGTTGTTGGCATTTCAGGTCCCAAGGAACCCTTGGCCAATCCGGAGACCATCGAAACACTGACGCTTGTACGCGAAAAATATCCTCATGTGCTGAGATGCCTATGTACCAATGGGGTCAATCTTCCCATATACGCCAAAACGGTGCGACACCTGGCCGACAGCGTAACGGTTACCGTCAACGCGGTATCCCCAGAAAGCTGGGAGAAGATATACAAGCATATTGTTTATAAGGAAAAGGTGCTTACCGGCAGGGCCGGATTTGAGAGACATATCAACAATCAGATTGCGGGAATAAAAATACTATCCCCCTTCGCCAAGGTGAAGATCAATACGGTCCTGGTTCCGGGGGTGAACGAAATGGAAATCAAGGAGATTGGAAGTCTTGGGAAGCGATACGGTGCCGTGATTCATAACATCATGCCCCTGATACCGTTAAACGGCTACGGAAGATTTCCCACGCAAATGGAGCTTCAAAACGCCCGCGACAGGACGCCGCTGCCGACATTTCTTTTATGCAAACAGTGCCGCGCGGACGCCTGTGGCATCCCCGGAAACCAAGAAAGCGCCGCCGAGCTTTACAGGAAAAATCTCGGATGA
- a CDS encoding flavodoxin domain-containing protein has product MKTLIICASRYGSTMEIGRWITERLPWNDVALFHVKEAPEPDGYDFIFLGGGVYNEQVDKALVQYAETHLTALEKKKIALFAVCMDTRGVYMKGRFWGGWLYLSPLLEALENITPIYADILHGEINPKNLSEKDRALLMHFYTKILKRDVDDVPYRTLMNKAEVWEFVEKTMVRMKGSY; this is encoded by the coding sequence ATGAAAACATTGATTATCTGCGCATCCCGTTATGGATCTACGATGGAAATCGGTCGATGGATCACCGAACGTCTGCCATGGAACGATGTGGCGCTTTTTCATGTTAAGGAGGCGCCTGAACCGGATGGATACGATTTTATTTTCCTAGGCGGCGGTGTTTACAACGAACAGGTTGACAAGGCGCTTGTCCAATATGCCGAAACCCACCTGACCGCACTGGAAAAGAAAAAAATAGCACTCTTCGCGGTTTGTATGGATACCCGTGGGGTTTATATGAAAGGCCGGTTCTGGGGTGGCTGGCTTTACCTGAGTCCGCTTCTGGAGGCCCTGGAAAACATCACTCCCATTTACGCCGATATCCTGCATGGAGAAATCAACCCAAAGAATTTATCGGAAAAAGACCGCGCTTTGCTCATGCATTTTTACACCAAAATCCTCAAGCGTGACGTGGATGATGTGCCTTATCGTACACTGATGAACAAGGCCGAAGTCTGGGAGTTTGTAGAAAAAACCATGGTCCGCATGAAAGGGAGCTATTGA
- a CDS encoding acyl-CoA carboxylase subunit beta: protein MRPYFEKMPEFGQPLTSQAKKEASENAAQILAVEKEVDAEVQKVKLTGIPEEKINARGQLTVWQRLRYLIDPGTWCPLHTLYNPAENQEGHTNVFDGLGKISGRWAVIIGFDNKYMAGAWVAGQPDNILRVTNLAKRLNVPLVWVVNCSGVKLPEQEKFYANRRGSGTPFYRHAELNQMGIPVLAGIYGTNPAGGGYQGISPTILFAHKDCNIAVGGGGILSGMSPKGAFDVEGAEALISAAKQYKAKPPGSVSIHYDETGFFRHVFDTEEGVLDGLKEYMKEIPAYAPKFFRVAKPKAPILDERDLYHLLPFNQKRAYSFEQLLSRMVDGSEHMEFRPDYGPEVYTGLVKVDGYLVAAIGNRQGFLKPDYPEYADYPGIGGKLYRQGLIKMNEFVTLCGRDRIPIVWFQDTSGIDVGDIAEKAELLGLGQSLIYSIQQTDVPQILIVLRKGTAAAHYVMGGPTANRHNAFTLGVATTEIYVMHGETASAASYSRRLVKEKDAGRDLQPVVDKMNEMAKSYYDNSRPIYCAQKGLVDEIVPLNQIRSYLRAFAGAAYQNPKSICPQHQMILPRITKG, encoded by the coding sequence ATGAGACCCTATTTTGAAAAGATGCCCGAGTTTGGACAGCCCCTGACGAGTCAGGCGAAAAAAGAAGCCAGCGAGAACGCCGCTCAGATTCTGGCGGTGGAAAAAGAGGTGGATGCCGAAGTCCAGAAAGTGAAACTGACTGGGATTCCCGAAGAGAAGATCAATGCCCGCGGGCAGCTGACCGTCTGGCAGCGGCTACGCTACCTGATTGATCCGGGAACTTGGTGCCCCCTGCACACCCTGTATAACCCGGCGGAGAACCAAGAGGGTCATACCAACGTCTTCGACGGCCTGGGCAAGATATCCGGCCGCTGGGCAGTGATCATTGGTTTTGACAACAAGTACATGGCCGGTGCCTGGGTTGCCGGCCAGCCGGACAACATCCTGCGCGTAACCAATCTGGCCAAGCGGCTCAACGTCCCGCTGGTCTGGGTGGTCAACTGCTCCGGCGTCAAATTGCCCGAACAGGAGAAATTCTACGCCAACCGGCGCGGCAGCGGAACCCCGTTCTACCGCCATGCCGAATTGAACCAGATGGGCATTCCCGTCCTGGCCGGGATCTACGGCACCAACCCCGCTGGCGGCGGCTACCAGGGTATCAGCCCCACGATCCTTTTCGCCCACAAGGACTGCAACATTGCCGTCGGCGGCGGCGGAATCCTCTCTGGCATGTCACCAAAGGGCGCGTTTGACGTGGAGGGTGCCGAGGCCCTGATTTCAGCGGCCAAGCAGTACAAGGCCAAGCCCCCGGGATCGGTTTCGATCCATTACGATGAAACCGGTTTTTTCCGCCATGTCTTCGACACGGAAGAGGGCGTTTTGGATGGCCTCAAGGAGTATATGAAAGAGATTCCGGCTTACGCGCCCAAATTTTTCCGGGTCGCCAAACCCAAAGCACCGATCCTTGATGAGCGCGATCTGTACCACCTGTTGCCCTTCAACCAGAAACGCGCCTACAGCTTCGAGCAGTTGCTCTCCCGCATGGTGGATGGCAGCGAGCACATGGAATTCCGGCCGGACTACGGCCCGGAAGTCTACACCGGCCTGGTCAAGGTGGACGGCTATCTGGTGGCCGCCATCGGCAACCGCCAGGGCTTTCTCAAACCGGATTATCCCGAGTATGCCGACTACCCTGGCATCGGCGGCAAGCTTTACCGCCAGGGCCTGATCAAAATGAACGAATTTGTCACCCTGTGCGGTCGTGACCGCATTCCGATCGTCTGGTTCCAGGACACCAGCGGCATCGATGTGGGGGATATCGCCGAAAAAGCCGAACTGCTCGGCCTCGGCCAAAGCCTGATCTACTCCATCCAGCAGACCGACGTGCCCCAGATTCTCATCGTCCTGCGCAAAGGCACGGCAGCGGCCCACTACGTCATGGGTGGCCCCACGGCCAACCGCCACAATGCCTTCACCTTGGGTGTGGCCACCACGGAAATTTACGTCATGCACGGCGAAACCGCCTCCGCGGCATCCTACTCACGGCGCCTGGTCAAAGAAAAAGACGCCGGCCGCGACCTGCAACCGGTCGTGGACAAGATGAACGAAATGGCCAAGTCTTACTATGACAACTCGCGGCCGATCTATTGTGCCCAGAAAGGCCTGGTTGATGAGATCGTACCGCTCAACCAAATCCGCAGCTACCTGAGGGCCTTCGCCGGTGCCGCCTATCAGAACCCGAAATCGATCTGTCCGCAGCACCAGATGATTCTGCCGCGGATCACCAAGGGATAA
- a CDS encoding nitrogenase component 1: protein MPIEPLRGCKIFGAMKAFSGIRDIISLMHGPIGCYYGAAYHQLAQDESSLGVITSSITHDKEVVFGGEQKLGELIEKAQFLYGDKKLAILGCCVPAIIGDDIEAVKEEFAPDALHVDGAGFKGEEWQGYEDALLQLIGMMKKGEKKERTVNILGFDTVSPRARADAAELKRLVAKSGWWTNTVLCVNADSMQIENMPNVERNIVLGGYGLRLAEVMRERFGTPYEIVEMPYGKYLTREFLRKVTGSDAVYEEDIMPSLERAYLFIQKMYEMPVAVIADDARAIALSKFFEIELGCEVVVSAAISGSPLHPEKSVGLFEIDELLKGAETGCDRLRLILGTTFQKRIAAELDAALIRVSYPSFDDVSLYDEAPYMGYRGEIVIIEKILNLFLNKYSEEVW, encoded by the coding sequence ATGCCAATAGAACCTTTGCGTGGATGCAAGATATTCGGGGCGATGAAGGCCTTTTCAGGAATAAGGGACATCATCTCGCTCATGCATGGACCGATCGGTTGCTATTATGGCGCGGCATACCACCAATTGGCCCAGGATGAAAGCTCCCTGGGGGTTATCACCTCCTCCATTACCCATGACAAGGAAGTGGTCTTCGGTGGAGAGCAAAAACTCGGAGAACTCATCGAGAAGGCCCAGTTTCTCTATGGAGACAAGAAGCTGGCCATCCTGGGATGTTGTGTACCGGCCATTATCGGAGATGATATAGAGGCCGTAAAAGAAGAATTTGCGCCGGATGCCCTGCATGTAGACGGAGCAGGTTTCAAGGGCGAGGAATGGCAAGGGTATGAAGATGCCCTGCTCCAGCTTATCGGTATGATGAAGAAGGGAGAAAAAAAAGAGCGGACCGTGAATATCCTTGGATTCGACACCGTATCGCCAAGGGCAAGGGCCGATGCGGCCGAGCTGAAAAGGCTGGTGGCGAAGTCGGGCTGGTGGACGAATACGGTCCTGTGCGTAAACGCCGACTCAATGCAGATCGAGAATATGCCCAATGTGGAGAGAAACATCGTTTTGGGCGGATACGGATTGAGATTGGCGGAAGTTATGCGGGAACGGTTCGGCACGCCCTATGAAATCGTTGAGATGCCATACGGGAAATATCTGACCAGGGAATTTTTACGGAAAGTAACCGGTTCGGATGCCGTCTATGAAGAGGATATCATGCCCTCTTTGGAACGCGCCTATCTGTTTATCCAGAAGATGTATGAGATGCCGGTGGCCGTAATCGCCGATGATGCAAGGGCCATCGCGCTGTCGAAGTTTTTCGAGATTGAACTGGGTTGCGAAGTGGTTGTCAGCGCGGCCATCTCGGGTTCTCCCCTCCATCCGGAAAAAAGTGTCGGGCTTTTTGAGATCGATGAGTTGCTCAAGGGTGCGGAAACCGGATGCGACAGACTTCGGCTGATATTGGGCACCACTTTTCAAAAGCGAATCGCGGCCGAGTTGGACGCCGCCCTAATCCGGGTTTCCTATCCTTCTTTTGATGATGTATCTCTCTATGATGAGGCGCCTTATATGGGTTATCGCGGGGAGATCGTGATCATTGAAAAAATTCTCAATCTATTCCTGAATAAGTATTCCGAGGAGGTCTGGTAA
- a CDS encoding tetratricopeptide repeat protein: MNIKIKRYIFSSNAALSYQNKKINLIKTDEKYKEYQYIGSNYFIRGKILFLLGRYEEAKEDLNLSLSTGSPEGHGYSLAKVHRYLGKIYSKTNEKETAEIEFEKAISLYTKMCESRIDDISSEGFNGRGKCYYNLGLYEKTQSDFMKVIAINEHIYPDACSRTYSLATKNMGLTLWKKGDKKNAINYLRKAIKLFYERKESYYAREIENAITNENPEDILVLFVS, encoded by the coding sequence ATGAATATAAAAATTAAACGCTATATTTTTTCTTCTAATGCTGCTCTATCGTATCAAAATAAAAAAATAAATTTAATAAAAACAGATGAAAAATATAAAGAATATCAATATATAGGTTCAAATTATTTTATTCGGGGAAAAATTCTTTTTTTGTTAGGAAGATATGAAGAAGCCAAGGAAGATTTAAATCTTTCCCTATCCACCGGAAGCCCAGAAGGTCATGGATATAGTCTCGCAAAAGTTCATAGGTATTTAGGGAAAATATATTCCAAAACAAATGAAAAAGAAACAGCTGAAATTGAATTTGAAAAGGCAATTTCATTATACACCAAAATGTGTGAATCAAGGATCGATGATATCTCATCAGAAGGATTTAATGGCAGGGGAAAATGCTATTACAATTTGGGCTTATATGAAAAAACGCAATCAGATTTCATGAAAGTTATCGCTATCAATGAGCATATTTACCCCGATGCTTGTTCTAGAACATATTCCTTGGCAACTAAAAATATGGGATTAACACTATGGAAAAAAGGCGACAAAAAAAATGCCATTAATTATTTAAGAAAGGCCATAAAACTGTTTTATGAACGTAAAGAAAGCTATTACGCTAGAGAAATTGAAAATGCCATTACGAATGAAAATCCTGAAGACATTTTAGTTTTATTTGTTTCATAA
- a CDS encoding TonB-dependent receptor: protein MLQLKLTVTLLLFLSFSCAGWAQDNSEVNKTKKDVRKLEDIVVSEIKNELENKETGFAIKLNEEDLEKKQIIDTSDVLRYLPSIDARKYNVGGKSRVIIRGLGRGGRTITVSDGMSLTDLTSSYSDVMWNQIAPDEIENVEVIYGPFSALYPGNAIGGAVSITTKQPEEKFASIRTGYGFQNYKDYGYDETLPYYKANFQFGDRFKKFSFLGMMNVIDIDALPYSFSMKTVDSDTSGDGVPVTGWMQDDDPQTGNPRYIFGDQGTREEIEMLGKIKVGYDLDDVSTISAEFRHWRRNLDSNDPHTYLRDSNGNEVWSGKVEINGLVYSPTYYGCQEQEYEGNVYQIVYKRDPKEALKTQFVLGYVDNYKYKSRSSSNSYPIASHGGSGTLTDTDNGWYNVEWNASYNFSKSHDVKGGIHYDNYFIDSDTWTISDWKDEDSIQAYSKGSAGKTQTCAIYLQDDWTLTDKWSIYFGGRYEWWKSYDGSISGIDSESNKITENIDSRNEDYFSPKFAVTYQPFDKWSFRLSLAQAYKFPTTYELFYGSMDSSTGMAIKTNPDLKVEKTFAKDFTIKRIISNGEIRLSVFENDIDDYIWRQSNIYTNTSYYQNIEQVRIRGVELDVRKKIGKYLDPGFNITYMDPKIVKNSGYPDSEGKLIPRVAEWTGNAYVNFTTPIENLSGLVAAKYSSYPYRQMDNSDLRNDGFGTDEGYLIFDAKLSYGFLNHWTASLSVDNITDELVHRYHPFSGRMFSLEIKWEY, encoded by the coding sequence ATGCTACAGCTTAAGTTGACAGTCACGTTGCTATTATTTCTTTCTTTCAGTTGTGCGGGTTGGGCTCAAGATAACAGCGAAGTTAATAAAACCAAAAAGGATGTTAGAAAATTAGAAGATATAGTTGTATCGGAGATAAAAAATGAACTGGAAAATAAAGAAACAGGTTTTGCAATTAAGTTGAATGAAGAAGATCTTGAAAAAAAACAAATAATAGATACGTCTGATGTTTTGAGATATTTACCGTCTATAGATGCCAGAAAATACAATGTTGGAGGAAAATCAAGGGTTATTATTAGAGGATTGGGAAGAGGAGGAAGAACGATAACCGTATCGGATGGGATGTCATTAACGGATTTAACTTCTTCATATAGCGATGTAATGTGGAATCAAATAGCACCTGATGAAATCGAAAATGTCGAAGTCATATATGGTCCATTTTCTGCGCTTTATCCGGGAAACGCAATCGGTGGAGCGGTCTCGATAACAACTAAACAACCTGAAGAAAAATTTGCTAGCATTAGGACAGGATACGGGTTTCAGAATTATAAAGATTATGGTTATGATGAGACTTTGCCATACTATAAAGCAAATTTTCAGTTTGGTGATAGATTTAAAAAATTTAGCTTCTTAGGAATGATGAACGTTATAGATATTGATGCATTGCCTTATAGTTTTAGCATGAAAACAGTCGATAGTGATACTAGCGGCGACGGCGTTCCTGTTACTGGCTGGATGCAAGACGATGATCCTCAGACGGGCAATCCCCGTTACATATTTGGAGATCAGGGAACAAGAGAAGAAATTGAAATGCTCGGAAAAATAAAAGTAGGATATGATTTAGATGATGTTTCAACGATTTCTGCTGAATTTCGGCACTGGAGGCGAAATTTAGACAGCAATGATCCTCATACATATCTAAGGGATAGTAATGGAAATGAAGTTTGGAGCGGCAAGGTTGAAATTAATGGGTTAGTGTATTCACCAACATATTACGGATGTCAGGAACAGGAATATGAAGGAAATGTTTATCAAATCGTATACAAAAGAGATCCTAAAGAGGCACTAAAGACACAATTTGTTTTAGGTTATGTAGATAATTATAAATACAAAAGTAGAAGCTCTTCCAATTCATATCCAATTGCATCACATGGTGGATCAGGAACACTAACAGATACGGACAATGGATGGTATAATGTCGAATGGAATGCATCGTATAATTTTAGCAAATCCCACGATGTAAAAGGCGGCATTCACTACGATAACTATTTTATCGATAGTGATACATGGACTATTTCCGATTGGAAAGATGAAGATAGCATTCAAGCGTATTCAAAAGGTTCAGCCGGAAAAACTCAAACATGTGCGATATACCTACAAGACGATTGGACATTGACGGATAAATGGTCGATATATTTCGGTGGACGTTATGAGTGGTGGAAATCCTATGATGGAAGTATTTCAGGAATCGATAGCGAGAGCAATAAAATAACTGAAAATATAGATTCAAGAAACGAAGATTATTTTTCACCCAAATTTGCAGTAACATACCAACCGTTCGATAAATGGAGTTTTCGTTTGTCATTGGCTCAGGCATATAAATTCCCGACAACATATGAGTTATTTTATGGATCAATGGATTCAAGTACTGGAATGGCTATAAAAACAAATCCGGATCTTAAAGTCGAAAAAACATTTGCCAAAGATTTCACAATTAAAAGAATTATAAGTAATGGTGAAATTAGATTGAGTGTATTCGAAAATGATATTGATGATTACATCTGGCGACAATCTAACATATATACCAACACAAGCTATTATCAAAACATTGAACAAGTAAGAATAAGAGGCGTTGAATTAGATGTCAGAAAAAAAATTGGAAAATATTTAGATCCTGGATTTAATATAACCTATATGGATCCAAAAATTGTTAAAAATAGTGGATATCCGGATTCCGAAGGAAAACTGATTCCACGAGTTGCGGAATGGACAGGTAATGCTTACGTGAATTTTACAACTCCGATAGAGAATCTTTCAGGGCTTGTCGCAGCAAAATACAGCAGTTATCCATATAGGCAGATGGATAACAGTGATTTGCGCAACGATGGTTTTGGAACAGATGAAGGGTATCTTATTTTTGATGCAAAATTATCTTACGGATTTTTAAATCATTGGACTGCATCACTATCTGTAGATAATATAACAGATGAACTTGTTCATAGGTATCATCCATTTAGTGGTAGAATGTTTTCACTGGAAATAAAGTGGGAGTACTAA
- a CDS encoding 4Fe-4S binding protein translates to MRLKKTLLFSLWFLFFLTFTAELVKIVLDLDPNAGHKPLGMAHLFFWSCLLLIELAMAGLSVYFFITHPKRRIRLAVLSLCHFTVILALPMIFNNWSWTCLLYPWPHSLQSFDPATPRSAMVISLFIGFLFVPFVSYWWGARLFCGYLCPHGAFFSETYGRLFSRRPGKFLKLGRIIPPFYLALMAAALIAFICVPDIIEPMRTAQKLLYFITAEFFYFVIGIPLLGGRSYCVLICPMGYFIRQIRAFKRWRDRLKSFNDD, encoded by the coding sequence ATGCGATTAAAGAAAACATTATTATTTTCACTATGGTTTCTCTTTTTTTTGACCTTTACAGCGGAACTCGTGAAGATCGTCCTGGATCTCGACCCTAATGCAGGCCATAAGCCGCTGGGCATGGCGCATCTATTTTTCTGGTCGTGTCTATTGCTCATCGAACTGGCGATGGCAGGCCTGTCCGTTTATTTTTTCATCACCCACCCAAAGCGCAGAATTCGGCTTGCTGTGCTTTCCCTTTGCCATTTCACGGTAATACTGGCCTTGCCGATGATTTTCAACAACTGGAGTTGGACCTGCCTGCTTTATCCCTGGCCTCACTCCCTCCAAAGCTTCGACCCTGCTACACCGCGGTCGGCAATGGTAATCAGCCTTTTCATCGGTTTTCTGTTCGTTCCATTTGTATCTTATTGGTGGGGGGCCCGGCTATTTTGCGGTTATTTGTGCCCTCACGGTGCTTTCTTTTCCGAAACCTATGGAAGACTCTTCTCCCGCCGCCCGGGCAAATTTCTCAAACTCGGTCGTATCATTCCACCGTTTTATCTGGCGCTGATGGCGGCTGCGCTTATCGCTTTTATCTGTGTGCCTGACATCATTGAACCCATGCGCACAGCCCAAAAGCTGCTGTATTTTATTACAGCGGAATTCTTCTATTTCGTCATCGGCATTCCCTTGCTGGGCGGACGTTCATACTGCGTATTAATTTGCCCCATGGGATATTTTATCAGACAAATACGGGCATTCAAACGGTGGAGAGACAGATTAAAATCGTTTAATGATGATTAA
- a CDS encoding C1 family peptidase, producing MDSENTKRLGGYPLTATADLPDDRDWAYTPPPIPLRTAMLKPRTLTILDQRQEGACTGFGLAAVINLLNQKRQNKVQVSARMLYEVARKHDEWPGEEYSGSSCRGAIKGFANMGVCRDSYWPYVEGQPGTLSVKAAKDAHSNTIGAYYRLNQRISDFHAALNEAGAIYCSANVHDGWNTSAIQNGAIPLREETRGGHAFAIIGYNRKGFWIQNSWGKDWGRSGTALWTYEDWYANITDAWVLSLALPTPQIWALGDPDAGRMRGAAAVGSSGPPRGRIAGHFVHIDDGLFHDAGSYWSNRADVDLTAKNLGASSNYDHLLIYAHGGLNSTKDSARRIAAMQDTFKDNRIYPFHIMYDTGILEELKDVIVSRGERAGKRVGGLSDWWDQLIERLARRPGRALWREMKAGATSGFEKDHAGVQTLKAFAEHLSEGEGFTLNLHVVGHSTGAVLLAHLLAALKTLAPRLRVKTCSLLAPAATMALYHSHYHPLLTGKAGDFGIDQMTIYNLSETLEVDDTVGPYRKSLLYFVSRAFEEDTPAPILGMQRYCNTLDDTPPKLEILYSQGDADKQPRTLSTAHGGFDNDPATLNDILTRILGGPPVQAFKKADLDIG from the coding sequence ATGGATAGTGAGAATACCAAAAGGCTGGGCGGCTATCCGCTTACGGCCACGGCAGACCTTCCTGACGATCGTGACTGGGCCTACACGCCGCCGCCGATCCCGTTGCGGACCGCCATGCTCAAGCCGCGGACGCTGACGATCCTGGACCAGCGGCAGGAGGGGGCCTGCACCGGATTCGGCCTGGCGGCGGTGATCAACCTGCTCAACCAGAAGCGGCAGAACAAGGTGCAGGTCAGTGCGCGCATGCTTTACGAGGTGGCACGCAAGCACGATGAATGGCCGGGTGAGGAATACAGCGGGTCGTCGTGTCGCGGGGCGATCAAGGGCTTTGCCAATATGGGGGTCTGCCGCGACAGCTATTGGCCATATGTAGAAGGCCAACCGGGCACCCTCAGCGTCAAGGCAGCCAAGGATGCCCATAGCAATACTATCGGCGCCTATTACCGGCTGAACCAGCGCATCAGCGATTTCCATGCCGCGCTCAACGAAGCCGGAGCGATCTATTGCTCGGCCAACGTGCATGACGGGTGGAACACGTCGGCTATTCAGAACGGAGCGATTCCTCTTCGTGAGGAGACCCGTGGCGGGCATGCCTTTGCCATCATCGGATACAACCGCAAGGGGTTCTGGATCCAGAATTCGTGGGGCAAGGACTGGGGACGGTCCGGCACCGCCCTGTGGACCTACGAAGACTGGTATGCGAACATCACCGATGCCTGGGTGCTCAGCCTGGCGCTGCCCACTCCGCAGATCTGGGCCCTGGGGGACCCTGATGCGGGACGGATGCGGGGCGCTGCGGCGGTCGGGAGCAGTGGTCCTCCACGCGGCAGAATCGCCGGTCATTTCGTGCACATCGATGATGGCCTGTTTCATGACGCCGGGAGTTACTGGAGTAACCGTGCCGACGTCGATCTCACGGCCAAGAACCTCGGCGCCAGCAGCAACTACGATCATCTTTTGATCTATGCCCATGGCGGACTGAACAGCACCAAGGACTCGGCCCGGCGCATCGCGGCCATGCAAGACACCTTCAAGGACAACCGCATCTATCCCTTCCATATCATGTACGACACCGGGATTCTGGAAGAGCTGAAGGACGTGATCGTCTCCCGCGGCGAACGGGCCGGCAAGCGGGTGGGCGGATTGAGCGACTGGTGGGATCAGTTGATCGAACGCCTGGCCCGGCGTCCCGGACGGGCCCTGTGGCGCGAAATGAAGGCCGGTGCCACCAGCGGATTTGAAAAGGACCATGCCGGTGTACAGACCCTCAAGGCCTTTGCAGAGCATCTGAGCGAAGGGGAGGGATTCACACTCAACCTGCATGTGGTGGGCCACAGCACCGGGGCGGTTCTCCTGGCCCATTTGCTGGCGGCATTGAAGACGCTGGCGCCCCGGTTGCGGGTCAAGACCTGCAGCCTGCTGGCCCCCGCCGCCACCATGGCACTTTATCACAGCCACTATCATCCCCTGCTGACCGGCAAGGCCGGCGATTTTGGTATCGATCAGATGACGATCTACAACCTCAGCGAAACCCTCGAGGTGGACGATACGGTCGGTCCCTACCGCAAGTCGCTGCTCTATTTCGTCTCGCGCGCTTTTGAGGAGGATACCCCGGCGCCGATTCTGGGCATGCAGCGCTATTGCAATACCCTGGACGATACCCCGCCGAAACTGGAAATCCTCTACAGTCAGGGAGATGCGGACAAACAACCGCGGACGCTGAGCACGGCGCATGGCGGCTTCGACAACGATCCGGCAACGCTGAACGACATCCTGACGCGAATCCTGGGCGGGCCGCCGGTACAAGCGTTCAAAAAAGCCGATCTGGATATCGGATAA
- a CDS encoding AAA family ATPase, protein MKTKIKIGIYGKGGIGKSTIASNLSAAFSKAGLRVLHIGCDPKADSTRNLMGGRIPTVLGTLRNGGYSLTFYKENDFVFNGFDGVACVEAGGPEPGVGCAGRGIITMVETLEQMGVFNNEWDVTVYDVLGDVVCGGFAVPVRKGYAEKIYIVTSGEFMPLYAANNICNGISKFAKRGGAKLGGIIYNCRGAKGDSKEVVYEFAKAVGSEVIADIPRSDFILKAETEMKTVIESYPDSDIAHVFQDAAQKIIDDEGGEVPQVLSDEQMETMSKQIATSVMNL, encoded by the coding sequence ATGAAAACGAAAATAAAAATCGGCATATACGGCAAGGGCGGTATCGGAAAGTCCACCATTGCTTCAAATTTGTCCGCGGCGTTTTCAAAGGCCGGCCTCAGGGTATTGCATATCGGCTGTGATCCAAAGGCGGATTCGACCCGAAATTTGATGGGCGGGCGCATACCGACGGTTCTGGGAACGTTGCGCAACGGGGGCTATTCACTGACATTTTATAAAGAGAACGATTTTGTCTTTAACGGCTTCGATGGCGTGGCCTGTGTGGAAGCGGGCGGTCCGGAACCGGGTGTGGGCTGTGCAGGCAGGGGGATCATCACAATGGTCGAGACCCTTGAGCAAATGGGCGTATTCAATAACGAATGGGATGTCACGGTTTATGATGTCCTGGGCGATGTTGTCTGTGGCGGTTTTGCCGTTCCGGTAAGAAAGGGATATGCGGAAAAAATCTATATCGTCACATCCGGCGAATTCATGCCGCTTTACGCGGCCAACAATATTTGCAACGGGATATCCAAATTTGCAAAACGGGGCGGTGCAAAGCTCGGAGGCATTATTTATAATTGCAGGGGAGCAAAGGGCGATAGCAAGGAGGTGGTCTACGAGTTTGCGAAGGCCGTGGGCTCCGAGGTCATAGCGGATATTCCACGCAGCGATTTTATTTTAAAGGCGGAAACCGAGATGAAGACAGTAATTGAATCCTATCCGGATTCCGATATTGCACATGTTTTTCAAGATGCGGCACAAAAAATTATTGACGATGAAGGTGGAGAAGTGCCGCAGGTTCTGTCGGATGAACAAATGGAAACGATGTCAAAACAAATTGCAACCAGTGTAATGAACTTGTAA